A section of the Oreochromis niloticus isolate F11D_XX linkage group LG9, O_niloticus_UMD_NMBU, whole genome shotgun sequence genome encodes:
- the LOC100709482 gene encoding ADP-ribosyl cyclase/cyclic ADP-ribose hydrolase 1 codes for MYKHESLLKSNEAQQVVTVTKTSVSFAITSVTICFIMLHFCPSQLRAQLGTTPNIKHIVVGRCYTYTTLVNPSLRYDCEEIWRQFEEAVISHSSCNVTVEDYFHMFNSMPQIWPCDNFLFWSKTRTLMHSYAAVFRHFWTLEDTLVGYMFNDLIWCGQEEDSGFDFSSCPEWSACRSHPVYSLWRQASQNFAEMACGNITILLNGSIVNAFNRKSMFGSVELDSLDPQRVNYVNIKVVTSLDGPHIESCSQGSIVDLIQILQSRGFHWTCTDNDQTLMILQCIRNPQHSSCQTYANTLLNRNSLTSD; via the exons atgtataaaCACGAATCTCTACTGAAGAGCAATGAAGCACAGCAAGTTGTCACTGTCACAAAAACATCTGTGTCCTTTGCAATAACCAGCGTCACAATTT GTTTTATTATGCTTCACTTCTGTCCGAGTCAACTCAGAGCACAGCTCGGGACAACCCCCAACATTAAACACATTGTGGTTGGGAGGTGTTACACTTACACCACACTAGTTAACCCCAGCTTAAG gTATGACTGTGAGGAGATCTGGAGGCAGTTTGAGGAGGCTGTTATCAGTCATTCTTCTTGCAATGTGACCGTCGAGGATTATTTTCACATGTTTAACTCAATGCCACAAATCTGGCCCTGTGATAAC ttcCTCTTCTGGAGTAAAACCAGGACACTGATGCACAGCTATGCTGCAGTTTTTCGTCACTTCTGGACACTGGAAGACACGCTGGTTGGCTACATGTTCAACGACCTCATCTGGTGTGGCCAAGAAGAGGATTCTG GTTTTGATTTCAGCTCTTGTCCAGAGTGGTCGGCCTGTCGAAGTCATCCGGTCTATTCCCTGTGGAGGCAAGCTTCACAAAAT TTTGCAGAGATGGCGTGTGGCAACATTACTATCTTACTGAATGGATCTATTGTTAATGCCTTCAATAGGAAAAG CATGTTTGGAAGTGTTGAACTGGACAGCCTGGATCCACAAAGGGTGAATTATGTCAACATTAAGGTGGTGACCAGTCTAGACGGACCCCATAT AGAGTCATGTAGTCAAGGATCCATTGTAGACCTGATCCAAATCCTCCAATCCAGAGGCTTTCACTGGACCTGTACAGACAATGACCA GACCTTGATGATCTTGCAATGCATCCGGAACCCGCAACACTCATCCTGCCAGACATATGCAAACACTTTGTTAAACAGAAACAGCCTTACATCTGATTAA
- the LOC100709221 gene encoding uncharacterized protein LOC100709221 isoform X1, whose protein sequence is MEMLNERPYRRRRCWTRGCQLTAVTTLCFMFIWSVFLAITLVIINNICTGNPCDPHCPSIYRRQPNITCSGQATLVPEARVGKITRRKRSTFCIRCTDLAGARKYEKNPCSQTTTLSKTEDLYLCYNKTSFSSTVWIPLNSFHIGGYRGDEWSGYEWYLSSNDWNQNWDTVFTYTGNDWTPYGTDSLDQSAKNWSRTMNMTRTSTHLVLNFHTERFPLAATPKNVAYHKTMQCCDEDKSPCYHLTLFVYREHASDPHTYLSICSNITNTGTNTLTKETKDIPALTVGPHTYKTKVAIVGPELEADDWFKITTGISGHSNNWLLLAEQAAQDANDDCVVCLGPRPTLRIVPAPVEDHCLIAVMNWTNIPEPNCTKWDRTFPITGQEKKKPIFNNKVTSANHTCINMTGSGERIGRLNSSNCLTITKT, encoded by the exons ATGGAAATGTTAAATGAAAGACCATATAGACGACGTCGATGCTGGACAAGAGGATGCCAGTTGACAGCAGTCACGACCCTGTGCTTCATGTTCATTTGGTCCGTGTTCCTGGCAATTACCCTTGTGATTATAAATAATATCTGCACAGGCAACCCCTGCGACCCGCACTGCCCCAGCATCTACCGACGACAACCAAACATAACATGCTCAGGACAAGCCACCCTAGTGCCAGAAGCAAGAGTGGGGAAAATCACCAGAAGAAAGCGAAGCACTTTCTGTATAAGATGTACAGACTTAGCCGGCGccagaaaatatgaaaagaatCCCTGCAGCCAGACTACAACGTTGAGTAAGACCGAAGATCTATACTTATGTTATAACAAGACCAGCTTCTCTTCAACAGTATGGATCCCGCTAAACTCGTTTCATATCGGAGGTTATCGAGGTGACGAGTGGAGTGGATACGAATGGTATCTGTCAAGTAACGACTGGAACCAGAACTGGGATACCGTATTCACCTACACTGGCAACGACTGGACGCCCTATGGGACAGACTCCTTAGACCAGTCAGCAAAAAATTGGTCTAGAACCATGAATATGACCAGAACATCAACTCATCTTGTACTGAATTTCCACACGGAGAGATTCCCACTAGCAGCAACCCCAAAGAATGTGGCATATCATAAAACCATGCAGTGCTGTGACGAGGACAAATCTCCATGCTATCATCTAACACTGTTTGTATACAGAGAACACGCATCTGATCCACATACCTACTTGTCAATATGCAGCAACATCACAAATACCGGAACCAATACCTTAACAAAAGAAACCAAGGATATCCCTGCGTTAACAGTGGGACCCCACACATATAAGACGAAGGTGGCGATTGTGGGGCCCGAATTGGAAGCAGACGACTGGTTCAAAATAACCACAGGCATTTCTGGACATTCAAACAACTGGCTTCTGTTGGCAGAACAGGCAGCCCAGGATGCAAATGATGACTGTGTGGTCTGCCTGGGACCCCGCCCAACGCTGAGGATAGTACCAGCGCCAGTAGAAGACCATTGTTTAATTGCAGTAATGAACTGGACTAACATACCTGAACCTAACTGCACAAAATGGGACCGAACCTTCCCAATCACTGGACAGGAAAAGAAGAAACCTATTTTCAACAATAAGGTGACGTCAGCAAACCACACCTGCATTAACATGACTGGCTCAGGAGAGCGAATTGGACGACTGAATTCATCAAACTGCCTGACCATAACAAAG ACATGA